From the genome of Acidobacteriota bacterium:
TCGACTGTCGCGTCGTCGACGGCGCGTCGCAACTCGGCATCCGACGCGTAGCGGCGTCTTGCGATGCGTCGCCCGGACACCTGCCACGCGACGCTGACGCCGTCGAAGGGGTCCGGCGTGAGCGTCATGTCGTTGCCGTCCACGTGGCCACGATAGTGATCGAGTTCGAAGCGATCCTGCCAGCCATGACACAACGCCAGTGAGATGAGATCCGCTGCCCGGAGCGACGCGTAGTCGCGCAGGAAACCTGCGAAGGTACCCGCGTCATGCGAAGCGAACGTTGCCACACGGCTGTCACGTTCGTGTGACAGGGCCCTGAAGAAGTCGCGCCAGTCCGTGTCGCCGTCATAGCGCGCGTAGGCGGTGACCGCGTGGTGGGCGACGAGCGCCGCAACGTACGCATCGTCGCCGAGCGTCTCGACGGCGCGCGGCCACACGGCCTGCCGCCGCGCCACGGGCAGGTGGATGAAGTCCCACGGCGCGCCCGTCTCCGGGTTCA
Proteins encoded in this window:
- a CDS encoding DUF3891 family protein, which codes for MIVRPDGDSWLLIRQPDHAALAADILTHWRADGVPDRPTRERLLIATREHDTGWALEDDAPMVNPETGAPWDFIHLPVARRQAVWPRAVETLGDDAYVAALVAHHAVTAYARYDGDTDWRDFFRALSHERDSRVATFASHDAGTFAGFLRDYASLRAADLISLALCHGWQDRFELDHYRGHVDGNDMTLTPDPFDGVSVAWQVSGRRIARRRYASDAELRRAVDDATVETLRGHLHGRPEPLPS